GTCATACGAGTCCAGCATGGTGTGCAGGCCAAGCCCATCAGTTTCGGCTCCTACATGCACTTGTCTATCGTCCTGGCTGCCAGGGGATGGATCAACATGGCCTCCATAATGCTGCAGTCTCCTGGCTAGGGACTTTGCTATGACAAAGTTGGATGTTTCTCCTACGGACGTCGTTAGTGCAACGTTCGAGTGGGATGGAGACCTGCGCAGGCAAATACCATAGTACTCGAAACAGCCCGTTTGTGGATTCACCTCGGTGGCAGAGTCAATTGTTGGGCCGTCCTTCGTACGCGTTTGATGTCCTATAGCAGAATCAGCGCGCCAAATGTTCGTGTCGTAAACTTGCCCCACGCCCTCACTTGCACCGGAATCCTCAGATTGCCTTTCCATGGCCTCCTCGACCCGGCTCAGGCGTGCCAGAATTTGATTTACGACACTGGTGAAATGGTCAGTCACGGAGGGAAACACAGCGCAAGAGACGACGGGTGCACACTTGGTCAGTTGAACATGGTCATCCTGTGTGCCGGAGCCCAGACTGCACTCGTAGCCCTTCCTGCAGCAACTCTCGCACGGCCACTTTCCGTTACACTGCAGGTTGTTATCACTAACTCGCATCCAATCACGGATTGCATTTGAGCGGGATGGTCAACGGACTTTGATACGCTTCTCGCGACATTGCTGGCAAGCCTCCATTACTTTCCTGCGAGCCGGCCTCTGCGACCCACTGCCCGAGCGACTGGCGAGCGCTGGCAGCGGAAGTTTTTGGCGTTTTGGGGGCGGCTCATTCCTGCTGTGGCCCGTCATGGTTGCGGGTGTTGCAGGACTCCTGGAAGAGTAGAAGATGCCAGCTTGTCAGTTAGTTCTGACCGCTGTAATACTGTGGCTGTCAGGTAGCAAATGTCGTCACATCAGAACGGAATCTCCATCGGCAAATGCCCCAACCCCCCACTGCCTGAAGAGTAACTCCCCACCAAATCCCCGCTTGTTTCTGGCCAGCTGGAGGACCACTCGCCGGGATCTCCGCGGCCCAATCAGAAATGGTCTTCATACAGAGCTTCTTTATATTGCGCTGGCCTGCTCGCGTCTTGTCCCGCGCCAGAACGATCAAACCTGCTTTCCCCAGCGAGCGAAAATGACTTTGCTGGTTCTTGCTGCCGCCGGGCTTTTGGCTTTCCTGCTCGCTTGGGCAGTAGGCGCtcgaaaacaccaaaaacTGCCGCCTGGCTGCAAGCCTATTCCGGGGCCGCCTGGCTTACCTCTCGTGGGAAATCTACACCAGATCCCAGGGGACTACCCTTGGCGGAAATTCAAGGAATGGTCGGACATCTATGGGCCAATCATGCAGGTGAAGTTAGGCAGGGAAACCCTGATTGTGCTGTCGAACAACGAGACGGCCAAGGAACTCCTGGAACGACGGGGTCAGAAGTAAGTGAGAGATCTACTTGCGACTGGAGACCAATTGCTCTAATAGCCTTGTCTAGTTATTCTTCACGCCCGCAGACCTACATGGCTTGCGAGGTTCTGTCGGGCAATCTTCGGCCCCTACTGATGCCTTACGGAGGTAAAGTCGCTCCCCTGTCTCGCATCTGTCGTCCTTGATCTGACCGTCGCACCTATCCAAAGACCGATGGAGGAGGGTTCGGAAATTCATCCACCAAATGACAATGCCTGCCAAGGCGTTGAGCTATCAACCGCGTCAAGACCGTGAATCGCGTAAACTGTTGTATGACCTGCTGCGAGAGCCTCGAGACTTTGCGCGTCATTATTATCGCTACGCAAGCGGGTTTGTTATGGGTCTCACATACGACATGCAGGTCGTGACAGGCAAGGAAGAATATATCAAGAACATTGTTCACGTCAACGACACCCTTGAACAGTAAGTCTGCTTGCCAACCTGGTCCAGGCTTTGCTCCTTCTGGCCGTTGACTCGCCAAATATAGTACTGCAAAGCCTGGCGCATATCTTGTGGATTCTCTGGCTATATTGAAATTCTTACCGTCATTTATGGCGCCATTTAAGCGCCTGGGAAAGGCTGCCCACAAGTTCGAGTATGAGCTTTTCACCAAGCTCTTGCAAGAcgtcgagaagaagctgagCGGCGGCTCAGTGATCGGTGACTGCTTCGCGAAAGAGTTTCTCAACAAAGGAGAGAAAAATGACCTGACTAACGATGAAGGTGCATATGCCTGCGGAACGATGTTTGAAGCCGGCAGCGGCACAACTTCCGGCGCTCTGGAAATCCTCACAATGGCCCTGCTCCTATTCCCCGAGGTTCGGGCTGAGGCACAGAAGGAGTTGGACGCTGTTTGTGGAAACCGTCTGCCACGGTTTGACGACGAACGGAATCTTCCGTACATCAAGGCAGTGACGAAAGAAGCCCTCAGATGGCGTCCAATCGTAACCCAAGGCATATCGCACATGTCTGTAAACGCTGACCGGTATAACGACTACTTTATCCCGGCTAACACCGCCATACTTGGAAACCATTGGTGAGACTTTCCTGCAAACTCCAATAGACCATTTCAGGAAATGAATGTGACATAACCATACCTTCTGTGTAGGGCAATTCACATGGATCCTGAAATGTATCCAGAGCCGGACAGATTCAACCCCAGACGCTTCCTTGATCCGTCATTCCCAACTGCCCAATCAACAAATCGAGTGGAGTACGGCTCAAGCCGTGGACATTGGGCTTTTGGCTTTGGGCGTCGAGCTTGTCCAGGTCAGCATATAGGTGAATTCAGCCTATTTATCCTAACAGCTCGATTGCTGTGGGCGTTTGATTTCAAGAAATACGTGGCCGCGGACGGACATGTACAGGAGCCTGATCCTTTAGCATTTACCACTGGTAAGTACAGTGCGtctttgtttgtttttccCACTACCCCTTTCGTGGCTTTAGTATATTCTTAGCACGGCTAAATTGCTTTCGTGGTACAGGTTTCAATTCCAAACCAAAGGCCTTCCTGGCTACGATCACGCCGAGAAGCGAAGCTCACGCCGAAGCAGTCAGGGGGGCGTACTTCAGCCAGTGGGGAAGTTCAGACAGCTGCCGGTGAACTAGTTGTCTGTCTCTTATGAAGAGGAATTCCATGTTGTCAACACAGTATGCCGCAAGTTGCAAGCTCGGAATGGTCTGTGACTTGACCATTAGGGCGGATTGTTAGAAATCGACGTTGAGCTGTGTCTTTGTATGTTACAGGATAGTGATTAAGTATATACtctaaaaatactaatattatttgGTTTTCAATGGCGCACACTAGCGGGCTCTTGTACTCCTTGGTGCGGTACCGCTGGTTCAGCAGCTCAATGCAAAACTCCAAGCACAGTGTCTCAACAGCCGTCATCTCCCACGCGGATCCCTTCTCAACTTCCATGGGATGCCCAAGGCGATCGGAGAATGAAATATGCCCATGAAAATCCATGGATAATGCATCGCCGAGCCGATAATCTTTCACAGTCCAATCTACACCGAATCTGTCGCAGAATGCCTTCGAGACGGTCGGTGCGAGTCCCAGCCCGAACGCCAGGGTGACCAgaggtagatatatataaaatcacTGACGGATATCAAACATCCCAGGCCATTTGCGGTGGTTGGCAAGCATCAGGTAATACCCAGCAGGGGAGCATGCAGCTTTAGGGACACTAGTTATTCCGGAAGTATATATTCTCGCATTATAAATAACTCTGGTTTGGCGACGACCTGACATGCTATCTTAAATGAACCCCAGCACAGTTCTGTACCACCTAACAGAGAGAGTACTGGATGCAGTAGTTTGGTCAATATTAGTCTATGTGCAATCCAGTCTAGTGTAAGATAAAACAGTAAGTCGAAACTAAAAGCGGAAGATATAAGAAACAAGAGATAGGAAGGCGAGTCAACGAGGACGAAGCCAACAACAAGGAAATAGAGACGAAAATTGAAGAGAACGAGAaagtaagaaagaaaaaaagaaaaaaaaaagaaaaaaggatAGTCAAGTTCTATACCGATCCCACACGAGGATAAACCAGCCTGGGCCAGAATAAATCAGGCCACTCAGCTCAAGcagtcttctgcttccttccCGTCTTCGGCACTCTCGCAAGCCAGTAAATCCCAATCGCCGCCACAATATTAAAGACTATAAACGCCCATACAATGCCAAAGTTCCGCCACGCATCACTCCAATAACTCAACACCGCCGCCAAGAAATCATCCGTCTCGGCCATCGAGCAATACGCACACTCACTCGTGGCATTGGGATTCTGGATCGCGCCACCCACGGCTTCCACGAAGGAGTTGAGGTACTCGTAGCAGGTTTGGCCAGAGGGGGGGTCCATGTTCAACGTCTCGATTGGGTCGCAAGCGACGGTCGTGCCGCTTATGGCTGTTGAGAGCATGCCGGATACGAGGTAGGTGAAGGGAGAGACGCGGTacatgaagatccagaagccGGGCATGTTGTCGGGGGTTGCGACGACACTGGTAATAGTTAGCTTTGCTTGATTGATGTTATGTGCAGGAGGGGATAAAGGGGGTAGGGACGTACCCGCagaagagcaagagaagAGCGAAGATCAGATTCGCGAGGTTACCACCGGTTTCCGCGGTGTCGACGCCGGCGACGATCATATGTGCGAAGGTGGATGTGAACCAGAGGAAGGCAAGCAGGTACAGGAACATCAAGCCGCCTCGTTCAGTCACCGCGTCGGTGGGCTCTGCGTTCCTGTATAGGCCAACTGGGTAATACCAACAGAAGAACATGAGCACCGCAACCAGGAAGTTCCACGGCAATTCAACGAGGATATTGCTTGCCATGAAGACACGCCATGAGTACATCTTCGAGGGTCGTTCGCGCACTTCATACAAGGCGCGCTGCGTCACGAAGTTGGGCATGATCTGCTGCACAAGATTACCGAAGATGGTCATCAGCATGAAGATACTGAACATTTGATTCTGCAGGCCTTGCTGGGTGTTCTTTGCGCCGTAGAAGGAGAAGCCATTATACAGAGCTGTGAGGACGGAGAGGATGATCTTGGAGTAGATGTACGAGGGAGTCCGCCAGTACTGCGTGAACACGCGGAGTAGGGTTTCTCTCATCTGCACCGTCGTCGAGACGGCAAATTCCTTGAATTCGGCCGGGGAGgcctcctccttgggcttcACGGACAGGGTCGATTTCAGCTCTGCTAGGTGCTCGAGCACACCCTGCTTCTCGGCGCTGTTGTTCCACACTTCGGGCCAGTCGATGGCGCTGTGTGAGCCGGGGGCGGCGCCGATTACTTCCAACATCCACTCGGCGGGATTCTCGCCATCGGTAATGGCATGGCCTCCGTTTCGTTCGAAATAGCTGGTCAGGATTGAGGAGTTCTCGCCCACCTTCCCAAAGTACACGGTGCGGCCTCctttggcgaggaagagtaGCCGGTCGAAGCGCTGGAAGAGCATGGCAGACGGTTGATGAATTGTGCACAAGATCGCTTGGCCGTGGTTGGTGAGAGTCTCGATCAGATCTAGAATTGACCATGACGTTTGCGAATCTAATCCAGACGTAGGCTCatccaagaagagaagtaACTGGGGACGTGCGACCAGCTCGACACCAATAGTCAACCGCTTGCGTTGCTCGACGTTGAGGCCTGTTGACTTGATTAGCTATTGTGTCCTTCCCACCCACATTCGTTGTGCTCTCCGCTGAAGTCGAGGCTATCTGATTGACTTACCAACACCAGGAACACCCACAACTGCGTCAGCATAAGTCTGCATGCCGAGCAGGACCAGAACTTCCTCGACGTAATCCAAACGTTCTTGCCGGGTGAACCGCGCAGGCTGTCTCAGAAGCGCACTGAACTGTAAAGCCTCGCGGACAGTCGAGGTAGGCAGATGAACATCCTGCTGTTGGACATAGCCAGTCTTCCGTTGAAACGAGTCATCGCGTGGGAGGCCGTCGACAAGGACCTCCCCGGTCACCACACCCATTGTTACGCGGGTTGCAAGAACATCCAACAATGTTGTCTTTCCGGCTCCGGAAACACCCTGTCTGCGGTCAGTTGTTGATCGCCCTAGGGAAAGGATGTGGACTCACCATTAGAGCAGTAGCAGTTCCTGGCTTGACCCAGCCGTTGACATTATCCAAGATCCGACGAGGTTCGCCCTTGATTGTGATATCATAGCACAGAT
Above is a window of Aspergillus puulaauensis MK2 DNA, chromosome 2, nearly complete sequence DNA encoding:
- a CDS encoding cytochrome P450 (COG:Q;~EggNog:ENOG410PKHF;~InterPro:IPR001128,IPR017972,IPR002401,IPR036396;~PFAM:PF00067;~SECRETED:SignalP(1-22);~SMCOG1034:cytochrome P450;~antiSMASH:Cluster_2.17;~go_function: GO:0005506 - iron ion binding [Evidence IEA];~go_function: GO:0016705 - oxidoreductase activity, acting on paired donors, with incorporation or reduction of molecular oxygen [Evidence IEA];~go_function: GO:0020037 - heme binding [Evidence IEA];~go_process: GO:0055114 - oxidation-reduction process [Evidence IEA]), producing the protein MTLLVLAAAGLLAFLLAWAVGARKHQKLPPGCKPIPGPPGLPLVGNLHQIPGDYPWRKFKEWSDIYGPIMQVKLGRETLIVLSNNETAKELLERRGQNYSSRPQTYMACEVLSGNLRPLLMPYGDRWRRVRKFIHQMTMPAKALSYQPRQDRESRKLLYDLLREPRDFARHYYRYASGFVMGLTYDMQVVTGKEEYIKNIVHVNDTLEHTAKPGAYLVDSLAILKFLPSFMAPFKRLGKAAHKFEYELFTKLLQDVEKKLSGGSVIGDCFAKEFLNKGEKNDLTNDEGAYACGTMFEAGSGTTSGALEILTMALLLFPEVRAEAQKELDAVCGNRLPRFDDERNLPYIKAVTKEALRWRPIVTQGISHMSVNADRYNDYFIPANTAILGNHWAIHMDPEMYPEPDRFNPRRFLDPSFPTAQSTNRVEYGSSRGHWAFGFGRRACPGQHIGEFSLFILTARLLWAFDFKKYVAADGHVQEPDPLAFTTGFNSKPKAFLATITPRSEAHAEAVRGAYFSQWGSSDSCR